TTCTATTGCAAGTAAAATTCTAAGTAGAATTTTAGTAGTTGCTGCATTTATCATTGTAATTGCTGCAGGAATCTCATACTATATTGTTATGGGAATGAAGAAAGATATTGAGCTTCAAACAAAAAATCATTTTGAACTTCTTATTCAAGAAAGAATCAAAGCAAAGCTTGATATAGGTATCTCAAATGCAGTTACAATCTCAAAAAACAGTGATATTATTGAAGCCCTAGAAACAAATAATAGAGAATTAGCAGTTGAAGCATTAGCTGGAATCTCTAGTGCAATGAAAAATGGAACCTCTTTCAAAAATGTAAAAATTCATATCCACGATAAAGATGTAAACTCATTTTTAAGAAATTGGAAGCCAGAAAAATTTGGTGATGAATTAAGCTCTTTTAGAAAAACTATCCTGGAAGTTAAAAATACTCAAAAACCTTTAGCTGCAATTGAAGTAGGGCGAGCAGGTTTAGTATTAAGAGGACTTTCTCCTATTTTTAGTAGTAGTGGAGAATATATTGGTTCTTTAGAATTTATTCAAGGTTTTAATTCTGTTGTTAAAGATTTTAAAGCAGAAGATGAATTTCTTTTAGTTTTAATGAATGAGAGTCTAAAAAGAGGAGATGCTTTAACAGAACAAAACAAAGTTGGTAAATATTATATCTCACAAAAAGAAGTTGATGAAAAGTTTAAGAATGCAGCAACTTCTTTAGATTTTAATGATTTATTAACTAAAGGATATTTTACTGATAGTTCGTATTTTTATTCAAGTTTCCCTATTAAAGATTTTCAAGGTAATGTAATTGGTCAATACTTAACAGGAGACCATATTAAACATGTAGATAATAGTTTCAATGAATCTGCAAATTTAGTTTATTTTATGCTTATAATGATGGTTATATTAACTTTAGTTTTAGTTAGTGTAACAGTAATTTTATTTAAGAAAATTGTAACGGGTGGATTAAATAAGTTTAAAAGTTCATTTGCTCATTTTTTAGATTTTATCTCATTTAAAACAAATACTTTTAAAAAACCAGCTGTTTATACAAATGATGAAGTTGGTCAAATGTTGACAATGTTAAATGAAACAGCAGATATTTTTGATAAAAAATTAAAAGATGATATGAAAGTAATTGGAGAGATTGTTCTTACTACAGATAAAGTAGAACAAGGTATTTATAAGTGTAGAATTCATGCAAGTTCTGATAATCCAATGATTGTTACTTTGAAAAATACTCTTAATAAAATGCTTGATGAAAATGAAAAAAATATGAGTGAAGTTGTGAGAACAGTAACTCACTTTGCAAATGATGATTATACAGATAAAGTAAATATCTCTCCAAAACTTCAAGATAAAATGTTAGAAGTTATGGAAAGTATAAATAAGCTAGGAGAGGCATTAGGGAGTAACGCAAGATTAAAC
This sequence is a window from Halarcobacter bivalviorum. Protein-coding genes within it:
- a CDS encoding methyl-accepting chemotaxis protein, which gives rise to MKESSIASKILSRILVVAAFIIVIAAGISYYIVMGMKKDIELQTKNHFELLIQERIKAKLDIGISNAVTISKNSDIIEALETNNRELAVEALAGISSAMKNGTSFKNVKIHIHDKDVNSFLRNWKPEKFGDELSSFRKTILEVKNTQKPLAAIEVGRAGLVLRGLSPIFSSSGEYIGSLEFIQGFNSVVKDFKAEDEFLLVLMNESLKRGDALTEQNKVGKYYISQKEVDEKFKNAATSLDFNDLLTKGYFTDSSYFYSSFPIKDFQGNVIGQYLTGDHIKHVDNSFNESANLVYFMLIMMVILTLVLVSVTVILFKKIVTGGLNKFKSSFAHFLDFISFKTNTFKKPAVYTNDEVGQMLTMLNETADIFDKKLKDDMKVIGEIVLTTDKVEQGIYKCRIHASSDNPMIVTLKNTLNKMLDENEKNMSEVVRTVTHFANDDYTDKVNISPKLQDKMLEVMESINKLGEALGSNARLNLNNGQTLENNSATMTASMNNLAAKANEQAASLEETAAAVEEITSITRNNAENATKMAELGKTVRTSVTTGEELASKTASSMDEINEKVTSINEAITVIDQIAFQTNILSLNAAVEAATAGEAGKGFAVVAQEVRNLANRSAEAAREIKDLVEDANQKANDGKKISDEMINGYKELNTHISETIHIIEDVSKASKEQMTGIEQINDAVTMLDRVTQENASEANQVKAIADEVATMANELVSDAKSKKFN